A stretch of DNA from Jatrophihabitans endophyticus:
CGTCGCGGTCTACGACACCGGCGAGGACGCGACCCCTGACGGCTCCACGGCCCCGTTCATCGTCATGGAGTACGTGGAGGGCCGGACCCTGCGCGACATCCTGCGCTCCGAGGGGCCGCTGCCGGCACGTCGCGCCATGGAGATCGTCGCCGACATCGCCAACGCGCTCGAGTTCAGCCATCGCAACGGGATCATCCACCGCGACATCAAGCCGGCCAACGTCATGATCACGCAGGCCGGTGCGGTGAAGGTGATGGACTTCGGCATCGCGCGGGCGGTCGCGGACACGTCGGCGACGGTCACCCAAACGGCGAACGTCATCGGGACCGCGCAGTACCTGTCCCCCGAACAGGCTCGCGGGGAGTCCGTCGACGCGCGTTCGGACGTCTACTCCGCCGGCTGCGTGCTCTACGAGCTCGTGACGGGCGTCCCGCCGTTCCAGGGGGACTCGCCGGTCGCCGTCGCCTACCAGCACGTGCGGGAGAACCCGGTCATGCCGTCGGCACGCAACGCCGACGTGCCGCGGGCGGTCGACTCGATCGTCATGAAGGCGCTCGCCAAGAACCAGCTCAATCGCTACCAGTCCGCCGGCGACATGCGCTCGGACCTGCAGCGAGCCCTCGCCGACCAGCCGGTCACTGCCGAGGCGGTGATGACCGACGCCGAGCGCACCCAGTTCATCGCCCGCACCCCGGCGCCGGCACCCGTGCCCGCACGTCCCGTCGACTACGACGACGACGAGGGCGACCATCGACGCACCGGGCTCATCTGGGCCGCCGTCGTCGTCGCCCTGCTGCTCGTCATCGGCCTCGGCACCTTCCTGATCTTCGGCTCGGACTCGGGCAACGAGAAGAAGATGGTCACGCTCGACTCGGTCATCGGGCAGACCCCCCAGGCCGCGGTGACATCGCTGCGCGAGCAGAACCTGCAGCCACAGCGCGGCGGCGAGTCGCCCGGTCCGTGCAAGGACGACAGCGGCGCCAGCATCACCGTCAACGAGGGCTACGTCTGCCTGACCAGCCCGACGCCGGGGACCGAGCTCCCCGAGGACTCGGTGGTGAAGTACTACACGTACAAGGCCAAGCTCTCGATCGTCCCGCTCGTCGAGGACCGCTCGTTCAAGGACGCCGTCGAGCTGCTGCGCAACGCGAACCTCTCCTACACCCGCAAGTACCGCAACAGCGCGGACAAGCGCGGCACCGTGCTGGAGCAGGGCACGTCGGCCAACGAGGCGGTCAAGCCCGGCACGAAGATCCTGCTCTACGTCTCGAGCGGCACGCTGAAGCTCCCCGATGTCGTGGGCAAGACCCTCGACGACGCGCGCAACGCGATCCCCGACGACTTCGGCGACCCGGAGATCCGCGAGCGCACCACCCGCAAGCAGTCGCAGGACGGCACCGTCGCGGCGCAGGAACCGGGTGCCGGCTCGTACCCGGTCAAGACCAAGATCATCCTCGAGGTCTACCGCTACTCGCGTCCGTCGCCGACCTGCACGACGCCGCCGGCGTCCCCGACGGGGACGCCCACCGGGCGGTCGACCTCGGCCTCCCCCGACCCGTCGGGCACGGCGGCGACCACGCCGTCCCTGCCGGCCTGCACGTCGTCGTCCTCGTCGGGGTCGCCGTCGCGGTGACCCGGCGTCCTCAGCCGCCGTCGAGCGGCAGCCACACCTCGGCGCGCAGGCCCGGGTGGCCGTCGGCGCGGTCGGTCAGCCGCACGCGGCCGCCGTGGTTGCGCACGATGTCACGCACGATCGGCAGCCCGAGCCCGGTGCCGCCGGTGTCGCGCGAACGGGATTCCTGCACCCGGTAGAAGCGGTCGAAGACCCGCTCGCGCTCGCCGACGGGGATGCCGGGGCCGTCGTCCTGGACGCCGAGGCGCACGCCCGGCCGGCCACTCCGCGCCGCCTCGACCAGGTCGACGTCGACGGCCGTGGCGGCGTAGCGCACCGCGTTGTTGACGAGATTGATGACGACGCGACGCAGCGCGTCGGGGTCGCCGTCGACCGCCGGCCCGGGGTGGTCCCCGGAGGGCACGGGGGTCGTCACGGTCACCGGCACCCGCGCCTGGCCGTAGCCGCCGACGACCGTCGTGACCAGCTCGGCCAGGGGGACGGCTTCGCGCCGCAGGGTGCCGGTCTCGTCCAGGCGCGCCAGGGAGAGCAGGTCCTCCACCAGCCGGTCGAGGCGGTCCACGTCGACCAGGACGTCGTCGACGAGCCCCGTCCAGTCGTCCTCCGGCCCGAGCCGCTGGCCCACCTCGAGCTGGACGCGCAACGAGGCGAGCGGCGAGCGGAGCTCGTGCGCGGCATCGCCGACGAAGGTGCGCTGCCGCGAGGTCGCCGAGTCGATGCGGTCGAGCATGGCGTTGAGCGTGACGGCGAGCCGGTGGATCTCGTCCTGGGCACGCGGCACCGGCAACCGCTGCTCGGCGAGCCCCGCGGCGGTGATGTCGGCCGCGCCGTGCCGCAGCGCCGCTACCGGACGCAGGGCCAGGGCGACGGAGGCGTACGTCGCCGCCGCCATCAGCAACACCGCGAGCGGGCCGCCGATG
This window harbors:
- the pknB gene encoding Stk1 family PASTA domain-containing Ser/Thr kinase, producing MTQPRIVGERYELGELIGYGGMAEVHRGRDLRLNRDVAIKLLRADLARDPSFLNRFRREAHSAAGLNHPSIVAVYDTGEDATPDGSTAPFIVMEYVEGRTLRDILRSEGPLPARRAMEIVADIANALEFSHRNGIIHRDIKPANVMITQAGAVKVMDFGIARAVADTSATVTQTANVIGTAQYLSPEQARGESVDARSDVYSAGCVLYELVTGVPPFQGDSPVAVAYQHVRENPVMPSARNADVPRAVDSIVMKALAKNQLNRYQSAGDMRSDLQRALADQPVTAEAVMTDAERTQFIARTPAPAPVPARPVDYDDDEGDHRRTGLIWAAVVVALLLVIGLGTFLIFGSDSGNEKKMVTLDSVIGQTPQAAVTSLREQNLQPQRGGESPGPCKDDSGASITVNEGYVCLTSPTPGTELPEDSVVKYYTYKAKLSIVPLVEDRSFKDAVELLRNANLSYTRKYRNSADKRGTVLEQGTSANEAVKPGTKILLYVSSGTLKLPDVVGKTLDDARNAIPDDFGDPEIRERTTRKQSQDGTVAAQEPGAGSYPVKTKIILEVYRYSRPSPTCTTPPASPTGTPTGRSTSASPDPSGTAATTPSLPACTSSSSSGSPSR
- a CDS encoding sensor histidine kinase, whose product is MNSSEAARLVGRGLVLPREWWARQSLRARLTLLATALFSIAVITGAVLLLVLQRYALTRVLDQNAVQTARDIARQVRTGDVPKVVQPTTGGIAAVQVLDRNDSVLAASQGTDRTVSLLTPDQLAEVRGGNRIEFTSGDEGSSAPRYRAVARNVGSRTVVVLTDIYRVDDSLRILTRAALIGGPLAVLLMAAATYASVALALRPVAALRHGAADITAAGLAEQRLPVPRAQDEIHRLAVTLNAMLDRIDSATSRQRTFVGDAAHELRSPLASLRVQLEVGQRLGPEDDWTGLVDDVLVDVDRLDRLVEDLLSLARLDETGTLRREAVPLAELVTTVVGGYGQARVPVTVTTPVPSGDHPGPAVDGDPDALRRVVINLVNNAVRYAATAVDVDLVEAARSGRPGVRLGVQDDGPGIPVGERERVFDRFYRVQESRSRDTGGTGLGLPIVRDIVRNHGGRVRLTDRADGHPGLRAEVWLPLDGG